One part of the Algibacter sp. L1A34 genome encodes these proteins:
- the infB gene encoding translation initiation factor IF-2 gives MAETIRLNKVLRELNISLDRAVEFLDSKGVEIEKRPTTKISKETYKFLSDEFQTDASKKVASLEVSEAKLKEKEVLREQRERELEEKQKAAAKREEIIKATKTLNPPKQVGKIDLDGKKETPKPTIEEKPKVVEPKVEKQEVVKEVTKEQVKEVVKEEAVVPKTEKPVEVTKKEPVKVEEAKPKVEEKPAAKVIEKPKAEEKQIATEKIEKQETIIVDGEIVTPEEKVKTQYQKLTGPKIAGDKIDLSQFNKPKKKPVERKPAAGAAANKKKRRRISKAGAPGDNRPSTARPARPGGNDRFKGKPGVGRRSIVKEEPSEEDVKKQVRETLEKLQGKSSKGRGAKNRRDKRDKHREQTEIDQQIEAAESKIIKVTEFVTASEMATMMDVGVTQIISACMSLGMMVTMNQRLDAETLSIVADEFGYQVEFVTADIEESIEEVIDKPEDLKPRAPIVTVMGHVDHGKTSLLDYIRQENVIAGESGGITQHIGAYGVELENGQKIAFLDTPGHEAFTAMRARGAQVTDIAIIVAAADDDIMPQTKEAISHAQAAGVPIVFAINKIDKPDANPEKIKDGLAQMNLLVEDWGGKIQSHDISAKVGTGVKELLEKVLLEAELLELKANPDKPAVGTVVEAFLDKGRGYVSTILVQAGTLRVGDYVLAGRNSGKVKAMHDERGNNVLAAGPSTPVSILGLDGAPQAGDKFNVFEDEREAKQIASKRAQLQREQSVRTQRHITLDEIGRRIALGDFQELNIILKGDVDGSVEALTDSFQKLSTEEIQVNILHKGVGAITESDVLLASASDAIIVGFNVRPVGNARTIADKEEIDIRTYSIIYDAINDLKDAMEGMLSPELKEEILGTAEIREMFKVSKIGTIAGCMVTNGKITRNAGIRLIRDGVVVYTGELTSLKRFKDDAKEVTKGYDCGLQIKNYNDIKEGDVIEAFHEVEVKKKLK, from the coding sequence ATGGCTGAAACAATTAGATTAAATAAAGTATTACGCGAGCTTAACATCTCTCTAGATCGTGCCGTAGAATTTTTAGATTCTAAAGGTGTCGAAATAGAGAAGCGTCCGACTACGAAAATATCAAAGGAAACATATAAATTTCTTTCCGATGAGTTTCAAACAGACGCTAGTAAAAAAGTGGCATCTTTAGAGGTTAGTGAAGCAAAACTAAAAGAGAAAGAAGTGTTACGTGAGCAACGCGAGCGTGAACTTGAAGAAAAGCAAAAAGCAGCTGCCAAAAGAGAGGAGATTATTAAAGCGACTAAAACACTTAACCCACCTAAACAGGTTGGTAAAATTGATTTAGACGGTAAAAAAGAAACTCCAAAACCAACAATCGAGGAGAAACCAAAAGTGGTTGAGCCTAAAGTTGAAAAACAAGAGGTTGTTAAAGAAGTTACTAAAGAACAGGTAAAAGAAGTTGTTAAGGAAGAAGCAGTTGTTCCTAAAACAGAAAAGCCTGTAGAAGTAACTAAAAAGGAACCTGTTAAAGTTGAAGAAGCTAAGCCAAAAGTTGAAGAGAAACCAGCGGCAAAGGTTATTGAAAAACCTAAAGCGGAAGAAAAACAAATTGCAACAGAAAAGATAGAGAAGCAAGAAACCATTATTGTTGATGGTGAAATTGTTACTCCTGAAGAAAAGGTAAAAACACAATATCAAAAACTTACAGGTCCTAAAATAGCAGGTGATAAAATTGATTTATCTCAATTTAATAAACCTAAAAAGAAACCTGTAGAAAGGAAACCAGCGGCAGGTGCAGCGGCAAATAAGAAAAAGCGTCGTCGTATTAGTAAAGCTGGAGCTCCTGGAGATAATAGACCAAGTACTGCTAGACCAGCTAGACCAGGTGGGAATGACCGCTTTAAAGGTAAGCCAGGTGTTGGACGTCGTAGTATTGTTAAAGAGGAACCTAGTGAGGAAGATGTTAAAAAACAAGTGCGTGAAACACTTGAAAAACTTCAAGGTAAATCTAGCAAAGGTAGAGGTGCTAAGAACAGAAGAGATAAAAGAGATAAACATAGAGAACAGACTGAAATTGATCAGCAAATAGAAGCAGCTGAAAGCAAAATCATTAAGGTTACCGAGTTTGTTACGGCAAGCGAAATGGCAACTATGATGGATGTTGGTGTAACACAAATTATTTCGGCATGTATGTCGTTAGGAATGATGGTTACAATGAACCAACGTTTGGATGCTGAAACTTTATCTATTGTTGCAGATGAGTTTGGTTATCAAGTAGAATTTGTAACTGCGGATATTGAAGAATCAATTGAAGAAGTTATAGATAAACCAGAAGATTTAAAACCTCGTGCACCAATTGTTACGGTAATGGGTCACGTAGATCACGGTAAAACATCTCTTCTAGATTATATTCGTCAAGAAAATGTAATTGCTGGCGAGTCTGGTGGAATTACACAGCATATAGGTGCTTATGGCGTTGAATTAGAGAACGGACAAAAAATAGCCTTCTTAGATACACCAGGTCACGAGGCCTTTACAGCCATGCGTGCACGTGGAGCTCAAGTTACCGATATTGCTATTATTGTAGCAGCTGCCGATGATGATATTATGCCGCAAACTAAAGAAGCTATTTCGCATGCACAAGCTGCGGGAGTGCCAATTGTATTTGCCATTAATAAAATAGATAAGCCAGATGCTAATCCTGAAAAGATTAAAGATGGTTTAGCACAAATGAATCTTTTAGTTGAAGATTGGGGTGGTAAAATTCAATCACACGATATCTCTGCTAAAGTAGGTACAGGTGTTAAAGAATTATTAGAAAAAGTATTGCTAGAAGCTGAATTATTAGAGCTTAAAGCAAATCCAGATAAACCAGCTGTTGGTACTGTAGTCGAAGCCTTTTTAGATAAAGGTCGTGGTTATGTATCAACTATATTAGTACAAGCCGGAACACTTCGCGTTGGAGATTATGTTTTAGCAGGTAGAAATAGTGGTAAAGTAAAAGCTATGCATGATGAACGTGGAAATAATGTTCTTGCAGCAGGACCTTCAACTCCAGTTTCTATCTTAGGTTTAGATGGTGCACCACAAGCAGGTGATAAATTCAATGTATTTGAAGACGAACGTGAAGCGAAACAAATCGCCTCTAAACGTGCTCAATTACAACGTGAGCAATCCGTTAGAACGCAACGTCATATTACGTTAGATGAAATTGGTCGTCGTATAGCACTTGGTGATTTCCAAGAATTAAATATTATCCTTAAAGGTGATGTGGATGGTTCTGTGGAAGCGTTAACCGATTCGTTCCAAAAACTTTCTACTGAAGAAATTCAAGTTAATATTCTTCATAAAGGAGTTGGAGCTATTACCGAAAGTGATGTATTGTTAGCTTCGGCTTCCGATGCCATTATTGTTGGATTTAATGTACGTCCGGTTGGAAATGCTAGAACAATTGCTGATAAAGAAGAAATCGATATCCGTACATATTCTATTATCTACGATGCTATCAATGATCTTAAAGATGCTATGGAAGGTATGTTATCTCCAGAGTTGAAAGAAGAGATTTTAGGTACAGCAGAAATTAGAGAAATGTTTAAAGTATCTAAAATTGGTACTATTGCAGGTTGTATGGTAACTAATGGTAAAATAACGCGTAATGCAGGTATTCGTTTAATACGTGATGGTGTAGTTGTTTATACAGGTGAATTAACTTCGTTAAAACGATTTAAAGATGATGCTAAAGAAGTAACTAAAGGTTACGACTGTGGTTTACAAATTAAAAATTACAACGATATTAAGGAAGGTGATGTAATTGAAGCATTCCATGAAGTAGAGGTTAAGAAAAAGTTGAAGTAA
- the nusA gene encoding transcription termination factor NusA: MENIALIDSFSEFKDDKLIDRVTLMAILEDVFRSALKRKFGDDDNFDIIVNPDKGDLEIWRNRVVVADGEVEEENQEISLTEARKIEPDFEVGEDVSEEVKLIDLGRRAILALRQNLISKIHEHDNTIVFKHFKDLVGEIYTAEVHHIRHRAVILLDDEGNEIVLPKDKQIPSDFFRKGDNVRGVIDSVELKGAKPTIIMSRSSPIFLEKLFEQEIPEVFDGLITIKKVVRIPGEKAKVAVDSYDDRIDPVGACVGMKGSRIHGIVRELGNENIDVINYTSNLPLFVTRALSPARVTSVKLNEETKRAEVILKPEEVSKAIGRGGHNIRLAGQLTGYEIDVFREGAEEDVELREFKDEIESWIIDEFSKAGLDTAKSILEQEVKDLVKRTDLEEETINDVIRILREEFEE; encoded by the coding sequence ATGGAAAATATTGCGTTAATTGATTCTTTTTCAGAATTCAAAGACGATAAGCTTATTGACAGAGTAACGTTAATGGCTATTTTAGAAGATGTTTTTAGAAGTGCCTTAAAACGAAAGTTTGGGGATGATGATAATTTTGATATTATTGTGAATCCAGATAAAGGTGATTTAGAAATTTGGAGAAATAGAGTTGTTGTTGCTGATGGTGAGGTTGAAGAAGAAAATCAAGAGATTTCGTTAACGGAAGCTCGCAAAATTGAACCAGATTTTGAAGTAGGTGAAGATGTATCGGAAGAAGTAAAACTTATCGATTTAGGTCGTCGTGCTATCTTAGCATTACGCCAAAACTTGATTTCTAAAATACATGAACACGATAATACTATTGTCTTTAAACATTTTAAAGATTTAGTAGGTGAGATATATACAGCAGAGGTACACCATATTCGTCATAGAGCGGTTATTTTGTTGGATGATGAAGGAAACGAAATTGTACTTCCAAAAGACAAACAAATTCCTTCGGATTTCTTTAGAAAAGGAGATAATGTTCGTGGAGTGATTGATAGTGTAGAGCTTAAAGGAGCTAAACCAACTATTATCATGTCTAGAAGTTCCCCTATATTTTTAGAGAAATTATTCGAACAAGAAATTCCAGAAGTTTTTGATGGTTTAATTACTATTAAAAAAGTAGTAAGAATTCCAGGCGAAAAAGCAAAAGTAGCTGTAGATTCGTATGATGATAGAATTGATCCAGTAGGAGCTTGTGTAGGTATGAAAGGATCTCGTATTCACGGTATTGTTCGTGAATTAGGAAATGAAAATATTGATGTAATAAACTATACTAGTAACTTACCATTATTTGTTACTAGAGCATTAAGCCCAGCACGTGTAACTTCGGTTAAATTAAACGAAGAAACAAAACGTGCAGAGGTTATCTTAAAACCAGAAGAAGTAAGTAAGGCTATTGGTAGAGGCGGTCATAACATCCGTTTAGCTGGTCAACTTACAGGTTATGAGATCGATGTGTTTAGAGAAGGCGCAGAGGAAGATGTAGAATTACGTGAATTCAAAGATGAAATTGAATCATGGATTATTGATGAATTTAGTAAAGCTGGATTAGACACTGCTAAAAGTATTTTAGAACAAGAGGTGAAAGATTTAGTTAAAAGAACGGACTTAGAGGAAGAGACCATTAACGACGTTATTAGGATTTTAAGAGAAGAATTCGAAGAATAA
- the rimP gene encoding ribosome assembly cofactor RimP encodes MFKTTVENLLEEALTERQDLFLISLTISAESHINIVIDGDNGVLVEDCIFISRFVENDLDREEHDYSIEVMSAGATASFTHQRQYIKNIDRTLNVRTKTEEVEGVLTAATENDILLEWKTREPKPVGKGKVTVKKQANIAYDDIVEAKVVIKF; translated from the coding sequence ATGTTTAAAACTACCGTAGAAAATTTACTCGAAGAGGCATTAACAGAGCGACAAGATTTATTTCTTATCAGCTTAACTATTAGTGCAGAAAGTCATATAAACATTGTTATCGATGGTGATAACGGCGTTTTAGTTGAGGACTGTATTTTTATTAGCAGATTTGTTGAGAATGATTTGGATAGGGAGGAACATGATTATTCTATAGAAGTGATGTCGGCAGGAGCAACAGCTTCGTTTACACATCAACGCCAGTATATAAAAAATATTGATAGAACGCTAAATGTGCGTACAAAAACGGAAGAAGTAGAAGGTGTTTTAACAGCCGCTACCGAAAACGATATACTACTAGAGTGGAAAACTAGAGAACCTAAGCCCGTTGGTAAAGGGAAAGTAACGGTAAAGAAGCAAGCGAATATAGCTTACGACGATATTGTAGAAGCAAAAGTTGTGATAAAATTTTAA
- a CDS encoding universal stress protein encodes MKKILVPTDFSDQAENALKVAAQLAKTYDCEIYLLHIIELPIDQVDALTSHSDFPEALFFMKLAHKKFEELKTQDYLKDITVHETVDFQEIFKGIFHVSKKHDIDLIIMGSNGVSGLKEMLIGSNTEKVVRTSETPVLVIKNEHKYFNVKDFVFASDFKEESKPSYEQSLRFAKIFNANMHLLMVNTPNKFRTTGEAKACMHAFASNFEFPKQSINIYNDISIENGIMNFSQSISADLIGMSTHGRQGISHFFNGSISEDLVNHAKRPVITFKID; translated from the coding sequence ATGAAAAAAATTCTTGTACCCACAGACTTTTCCGACCAAGCCGAGAATGCCTTAAAAGTAGCAGCACAACTAGCTAAAACTTACGATTGCGAAATTTATTTACTGCACATTATTGAATTACCAATCGATCAAGTTGATGCTTTAACGTCTCATAGCGATTTTCCTGAAGCTTTATTTTTCATGAAGTTAGCACATAAAAAATTCGAAGAATTAAAAACCCAAGACTATTTAAAAGATATTACAGTACATGAAACTGTTGATTTTCAAGAAATTTTTAAAGGAATTTTTCATGTTAGTAAAAAACACGATATTGATTTAATAATCATGGGATCTAATGGCGTAAGCGGACTAAAAGAAATGCTTATTGGAAGTAATACTGAAAAGGTAGTAAGAACATCAGAAACCCCTGTTTTAGTAATTAAAAACGAGCACAAATATTTCAACGTCAAAGATTTTGTTTTTGCTTCCGATTTTAAGGAAGAAAGCAAACCAAGTTACGAGCAATCGCTTCGTTTTGCTAAAATTTTTAATGCAAACATGCATTTATTAATGGTTAATACTCCAAACAAATTTAGAACCACAGGAGAAGCCAAGGCTTGTATGCATGCTTTTGCTAGCAACTTTGAATTCCCGAAACAGAGTATTAATATTTACAATGATATAAGTATTGAAAATGGCATCATGAATTTCTCGCAATCTATCTCAGCTGATTTAATTGGAATGAGTACGCATGGTCGACAAGGAATTTCGCACTTTTTTAACGGCAGCATAAGTGAAGATTTAGTAAATCATGCTAAACGCCCTGTTATCACTTTTAAGATTGATTAA
- a CDS encoding CopD family protein: protein MEYYNYIKSFHLIFVVTWFAGLFYIPRLFVYQIEAYHKPSPDKEILGKQLKIMAKRLWYIITWPSAILCTIFAVWLLVLQPFWLEQPWMHVKLTFVVLLIIYHLKTHQYFKQLQNDVVKKTSSFMRIWNEGATFILFAVVFLVILKSAINWVWGVVGILVLGVLIMLGFKVYKNIRSKNPDA from the coding sequence ATGGAGTATTATAATTATATAAAATCGTTTCATCTTATATTTGTTGTTACTTGGTTTGCAGGCCTATTTTATATTCCTAGGTTATTTGTTTATCAAATTGAGGCCTATCATAAACCATCGCCAGATAAAGAGATTTTGGGTAAACAACTAAAAATTATGGCAAAGCGCTTGTGGTATATTATTACTTGGCCGTCGGCAATTTTGTGTACTATTTTTGCTGTTTGGCTCTTGGTTTTACAACCGTTTTGGTTGGAGCAACCTTGGATGCATGTAAAACTTACTTTTGTGGTGCTTCTTATTATTTATCATTTAAAAACGCATCAATATTTTAAGCAGTTGCAGAATGATGTGGTTAAAAAAACATCTAGTTTTATGCGTATTTGGAATGAAGGTGCAACTTTTATTCTTTTTGCTGTTGTGTTTTTAGTGATTTTAAAAAGCGCCATTAACTGGGTTTGGGGTGTAGTAGGAATTCTTGTTCTAGGGGTTTTAATCATGTTAGGATTCAAAGTTTATAAAAATATAAGAAGTAAAAATCCTGACGCATAA
- a CDS encoding MATE family efflux transporter — MAKVSSEDLGSQPIGKLLIKQAVPASIGVLVMSLNVLVDTVFVGQWIGAIAIAAINIVLPVSFFIAALGMSIGIGGASIISRALGASNYEKALKTFGNQITLVLLLTVSIVALGLFFVDDIILLFGGKGAIFEPAKIYYKIVLYGVPLLAFSMLGNNVIRAEGKPKFAMYSMMIPSVANLLLDYIFINVLDYGMAGAAWATTISYGFSFTFILWFFISKNSELKINIKDFGLHFPIVKEIGSLGFVTLARQAVVSVTYLFMNNILFDLGGETSVTSYAIVGRMLMFALFPVLGVTQGFLPIAGFNYGAKNYDRVRESLNIAIKYAAILATLIFIVLMLFPEAITKVFTTNIAVIEQTPSAMRWVFAATPVIALQLIGAAYFQAIGKATPALLLTLSRQGFFFIPLIFILPKFYGELGVWMSFPVSDVLSTIVTAYFLNREIRKNLIVKTV, encoded by the coding sequence ATGGCTAAGGTATCTTCGGAAGATTTAGGATCGCAACCTATTGGTAAATTACTTATTAAGCAGGCTGTTCCGGCATCTATTGGTGTATTAGTAATGTCTCTTAATGTTTTGGTCGATACAGTTTTTGTAGGTCAATGGATTGGGGCAATTGCTATTGCTGCTATAAATATTGTGTTACCGGTTTCTTTTTTTATTGCGGCTTTGGGAATGAGTATTGGTATTGGAGGCGCCTCGATTATTTCTCGAGCACTTGGTGCTTCAAATTACGAAAAAGCTCTAAAAACTTTTGGAAACCAAATAACACTTGTTTTATTGTTAACGGTTTCTATTGTTGCACTCGGGTTGTTTTTTGTTGACGATATCATTTTGTTGTTTGGAGGTAAAGGTGCTATTTTTGAACCTGCTAAGATATATTATAAAATAGTATTGTATGGTGTTCCTCTTTTGGCGTTTTCTATGCTTGGAAACAATGTAATACGGGCGGAAGGTAAGCCTAAGTTTGCGATGTACTCCATGATGATTCCGTCGGTAGCGAATTTGCTGTTAGATTATATTTTTATTAATGTTTTAGATTATGGAATGGCTGGCGCTGCATGGGCAACCACTATTTCTTATGGTTTTTCATTTACATTTATTCTTTGGTTTTTCATTTCTAAAAATTCAGAATTAAAAATAAATATAAAAGACTTTGGTTTGCATTTTCCTATTGTAAAAGAGATAGGTTCTTTGGGTTTTGTAACCCTTGCTAGGCAGGCCGTGGTAAGTGTTACTTACTTGTTTATGAATAATATTTTATTCGATTTAGGTGGAGAAACCTCGGTTACATCATATGCTATAGTTGGTAGAATGCTTATGTTTGCTTTGTTCCCTGTCTTGGGTGTTACCCAAGGGTTTTTGCCGATTGCGGGATTTAATTATGGTGCAAAAAATTACGATAGAGTAAGAGAGAGTCTTAATATTGCTATAAAATATGCGGCTATTTTGGCAACTCTAATATTTATTGTTCTCATGCTTTTCCCGGAGGCTATCACCAAAGTGTTTACCACAAATATAGCGGTTATAGAGCAAACTCCATCCGCTATGCGTTGGGTTTTTGCTGCAACACCAGTAATCGCGCTGCAGCTTATTGGAGCGGCTTATTTTCAGGCTATTGGTAAGGCAACGCCTGCTTTGTTGCTTACTTTGTCACGTCAAGGGTTTTTCTTTATACCGCTTATATTTATATTGCCAAAATTTTATGGCGAACTAGGTGTATGGATGTCATTTCCTGTTTCCGATGTGCTTTCCACAATAGTAACAGCGTATTTTTTAAATCGCGAAATCCGAAAAAATTTAATAGTAAAAACCGTATAA
- the hemH gene encoding ferrochelatase, translating to MKKGILLVNLGSPESPEPKDVKKYLGEFLMDERVIDLPYIARAALVKGIILKTRPKASAAAYKKIWWKEGSPLIVISERLQNKIQKEVEYPVALAMRYGSMTIKKGLQELVDKGVEEVLLFPLYPQFAMATTETITVLAEELRQEYFPDLKIESVPAFYNKPDYIEVLANSIKNHLKDKNYDHVLFSYHGVPERHIRKSDVTKSHCKIDKSCCVTPSKAHEYCYKHQCLEVTRLVGEKLGFKEDMFSTSFQSRLGFDPWLQPYTDRTIERLGKKGVQNMAIITPAFVSDCLETLEEIAMEGQEIFHEMGGKDFTTVPCLNDDDEFVELLSKWINTWGAGKTND from the coding sequence ATGAAAAAAGGTATATTACTTGTCAATCTTGGTTCACCGGAAAGTCCTGAGCCAAAAGATGTAAAAAAATATTTAGGTGAGTTTTTAATGGACGAACGCGTAATCGATCTTCCGTATATTGCTAGAGCCGCCTTAGTTAAGGGGATTATATTAAAAACGCGCCCAAAAGCATCTGCAGCGGCGTATAAAAAGATATGGTGGAAAGAGGGCTCTCCGCTTATTGTAATTTCAGAAAGGCTTCAAAATAAAATTCAAAAAGAAGTTGAGTATCCTGTTGCGCTTGCTATGCGTTATGGTAGTATGACTATTAAAAAGGGGCTTCAAGAATTAGTAGATAAAGGTGTAGAGGAGGTTTTACTTTTTCCTCTTTATCCTCAATTTGCTATGGCAACCACTGAAACAATAACGGTTTTAGCTGAAGAATTACGTCAGGAGTATTTTCCTGATTTAAAAATTGAATCTGTTCCTGCTTTTTATAATAAACCAGATTATATAGAAGTGCTTGCAAATTCAATTAAAAACCATTTAAAAGATAAGAATTATGATCACGTATTGTTTTCTTATCATGGTGTTCCAGAACGACATATTAGAAAAAGTGATGTTACAAAATCGCATTGCAAAATTGATAAAAGTTGTTGTGTTACCCCAAGTAAAGCTCACGAGTATTGCTATAAACACCAGTGTTTAGAGGTAACTCGATTGGTTGGTGAAAAACTTGGTTTTAAGGAAGATATGTTTTCAACATCTTTTCAATCTCGTTTAGGTTTCGATCCATGGTTACAACCTTATACAGATAGAACTATTGAGCGTTTGGGTAAAAAAGGAGTGCAGAATATGGCGATTATAACACCTGCATTTGTTAGTGATTGTCTAGAGACTCTTGAAGAAATAGCAATGGAAGGTCAAGAAATTTTTCATGAAATGGGTGGTAAGGATTTCACAACGGTACCTTGTTTAAACGACGATGATGAGTTTGTAGAATTGCTTTCAAAATGGATAAATACTTGGGGAGCTGGTAAAACTAATGACTGA
- a CDS encoding ThuA domain-containing protein, producing the protein MKAILIVVLVFFTLACNATDHVLVFPKTEGFRHKSIETGVKAIEVLGADNNFKVTHSEDSKVFLSKKLKKYDLIIFLSTTGDILNSEEEAAFKKYINNGGSFLGIHAATDTEFEWEWYGKLVGAYFVSHPKQAQASIEVKDKNHEATKHLPSPWSHYDEWYNFKSISSDIHVLLTLDESSYTGGENGEFHPIAWCQEFDGGRMFYTGLGHTVESYSNPEFRAHLLGGILYCLDK; encoded by the coding sequence ATGAAAGCAATTTTAATTGTAGTATTGGTGTTTTTTACTCTAGCTTGTAACGCTACAGATCACGTTTTAGTTTTTCCAAAAACAGAAGGGTTTAGGCATAAATCTATTGAAACAGGAGTGAAAGCTATTGAGGTTTTAGGTGCTGATAATAATTTTAAAGTTACGCATAGTGAGGATTCTAAGGTTTTCCTAAGTAAAAAATTAAAGAAATACGATTTAATTATTTTTTTAAGCACTACAGGAGATATTTTAAATTCTGAAGAAGAAGCGGCTTTTAAAAAGTATATTAATAATGGTGGCAGTTTTTTAGGAATACATGCCGCTACAGATACCGAGTTTGAGTGGGAATGGTACGGGAAACTTGTTGGGGCTTATTTTGTAAGTCACCCAAAGCAAGCGCAAGCCTCTATTGAGGTAAAAGATAAAAATCACGAAGCCACCAAGCATTTGCCAAGTCCATGGAGTCATTATGATGAGTGGTATAATTTTAAAAGTATAAGTAGCGATATCCATGTGCTTTTAACACTTGATGAATCGAGTTATACAGGTGGTGAAAATGGAGAATTTCACCCTATTGCATGGTGTCAAGAATTTGATGGTGGTAGAATGTTTTACACAGGGCTAGGGCATACTGTAGAATCATATTCAAATCCAGAATTTAGAGCGCATCTTTTAGGTGGAATCTTATATTGTTTAGATAAATAA
- a CDS encoding helix-turn-helix transcriptional regulator, producing MNKNNIENNQKSNAQSSFLETEVDEGFFVLMYKNDKSEVQNIVKEIYSDFIQFHFCVKGSSQFIFNEGRYTLNILEENSLLLYNPQRDLPINLKIEPNSWMVSILISIKKFHGLFSQEAGYITFLSDDNKDKKYYKDGVISPSMAIVLNQLINYNLNQSIKNLYFKGKAYELLSLYFNRSEDADVEQCPFLVDETNVIKIRKAKDIVISRIAEPPSLQELADEIGLNIKKLKEGFKQIYGDSVFSFLFDYKMEVARKLLEAGNDNVNEVGLKVGYSTSSHFIAAFKKKYGTTPKKYVMSLTN from the coding sequence ATGAATAAGAATAACATTGAAAACAATCAAAAAAGTAACGCTCAAAGTTCGTTTTTAGAAACGGAAGTGGATGAGGGTTTTTTTGTTTTAATGTATAAGAATGATAAAAGTGAAGTGCAAAACATTGTAAAAGAAATATATAGCGATTTCATTCAATTTCATTTTTGTGTTAAAGGTTCTAGTCAATTTATATTTAATGAAGGCCGCTATACGTTGAATATACTTGAAGAAAACTCGTTGCTTTTGTATAACCCACAGCGCGATTTGCCAATTAATCTAAAAATTGAACCCAATTCTTGGATGGTTTCTATATTAATTTCAATTAAAAAATTTCATGGTTTGTTTTCTCAAGAAGCTGGTTATATTACTTTTTTAAGCGATGATAATAAAGATAAAAAATATTATAAAGACGGTGTAATTTCGCCATCTATGGCTATAGTTTTAAATCAGTTAATAAATTATAACTTAAATCAATCTATAAAAAACTTATATTTTAAAGGAAAGGCTTATGAACTTTTAAGTTTGTATTTTAATAGAAGTGAAGATGCCGATGTTGAACAATGTCCGTTTTTAGTTGATGAAACAAATGTTATAAAAATAAGAAAGGCTAAAGATATTGTAATTTCAAGAATAGCAGAGCCGCCAAGTTTACAGGAACTTGCTGATGAAATTGGATTAAATATTAAAAAATTAAAAGAAGGCTTTAAACAAATTTATGGCGATTCAGTTTTCAGTTTTTTATTCGACTATAAAATGGAAGTAGCTCGAAAATTACTAGAGGCAGGAAATGATAATGTGAACGAAGTTGGACTTAAAGTAGGTTACAGTACTTCTAGTCATTTTATTGCGGCATTTAAAAAGAAATATGGCACGACTCCTAAAAAGTATGTGATGTCCTTAACCAATTAA